The region TTCCCTCCCTTACTTTATAACATAATCTGGCGCCCATGGGTGCACCAGACTCTCACCGGAAAACCTTGACACAGACGAGCCACCTGTTGGCCCGTTCTCATTAAAGTAGATGAATAGAGACCTTCAGCGCTGCTCCCTGTCCTAAAGTCATGTTTGAAAAGCCAAGAAAGCATTTTGGCTTCTTTAGAtttgaacatttatattttaagcacTCATTTCTTTAACCCTATTTGCAACCTCTATCCCCCTTTTTGGTGCTGCTGCCCTGGAAAACGTCACTAGTAATACCGGTCAGGTTCATGCAAAGATGCAAAGAAAAGTCGTTCAGTCAGACTGAGCAGTTTGTTTGACTGTGACCTTTATGTCACCATCATCATACCGCGCTGCCTGGCACCCTCCCATTCAGCCACACGGAGGCTCATTAGCCGGCTTTTTCATAAGCGGATACGCACACATACAGTGTCTTTGTacggggaagaagaagaagagacaaaaaacaacaacttagtTTCACCCTTGGAGTATTGCTCCAGCTCAGCCTGCAGATTCTCATTATGAGCAAGTTAATAACCCAAATGACATGGCAATAGGATCTTGTTACTGCAGGTGGAAACatccaataaaataaaggaatatttgttctgtttttttgttttgttttgctattaaTCATGTTTTAGACAATATAGACAGTACATCTGCAGTCATTCTTCATAACATTTATTAGTTTCACCCCTGAAGTGACACTCGTGGTTAGATTATTGGATTTACACACATCTCCTCTTtgtattttgtgtcaaaatgtttaaacatgtgTACAGCACCAGAATAAAACAGACATCCAATTTTGAACCTGAGGCATCGGCTGGAACTGCCGTGacctttttgtttctctccaaaTGACTAAAATTAGACCCAAATCAAAATGATATGATcgacttttattcatttttattgcttatttttctgtttcacatttGCCGCTTGCTGTACTCTAGAAAACGATGctttaatgtttatatttgcCAGTTCTTTAGCAGAGAAGGGAGATATTCTAAGGGCTTTATAGGCATTAAAGTAGCCAGAGATGCTAAGAAATTTGAACTTGCGGAAACTCTGAGTTGCCACTTGTGTTGTTGACGGTTTTTCCGAATCTTTCCAGtaattctttgtttgtttttccttccaagTTTGTTCCATTCAGAGACTACGTCGACAGAAGCGGGAACCACATCCTAAGCATGGCCCGGCTCGCAAAAGACGTCCTGGCCGAGATCCCGGACCAGTTCCTTTCCTACATGCGGACCCGGGGGATAAAGCCTTCGCCGGCGCCGCCTCCCTACACGCCGCCGGGGCAGCCCGTCCAAACCCAGATATGAGGAGCTGTCGAGAGTCAAAAGTCTTACAGTCAGGTGTTCTCCGAACTTCACGCGCAAAATACTTCCGTCTCCTTAAAGCCGCTCTCCATGCTTTGCCGTCATGGATGGCCCGGGGTTAGGGGGGGTTCCTCGCGGTCAGGAAGCTGCACGTCAGGCCGGGGAAGAGGTGCTTTAGAAGGAAAACGCAGCAAGAGTCTGTTTACTTCCACTATCGAGCATTCCTGTAATTGTCTGGATTTTGATatgatgtttgttgtttttcttctatcgTGTGGGTGTGAGTGCGAGTGAAACCTAGAATAGCTTCGGAGCGAGCCGATGGATTCAAACTGTGCGGAGAAAGGAGAAGCAAAAACGTGAAGAAGTTAATGATCTGGGTTTCAGCTTGGGGAAAATGTGAAGAGAATGTCtccagacaaagaaaaaaagtctcttaATCTTctgttagaaacaaaaaaaaaaaaggaaatatgtaaattctctttctcttttctctctctcagacTCATTGTTTACAGTAAATGCTAGCAAAGATTTCTACTGTTGATACTTTTATATACATACCGTTTCACCATGAAGGTTGTAatactttttcttctcctgGCTTTATGTCAGGTAGCTGCAGTGCAGGTCCTGGTAGCCCTTCTGTACCGTACTGTGCTGTACCGTACTGGACTGTATTCTGGTGTTTGTATTAACCTTTTGCATGCATGTAGCCTCAGTCAAGTGCATGCAGACAGTGACCATGCACTACCTCTTTTCTCCATACATGTGTTTCTGGGATGTAGATTCCTGTGTCTCACTTTACTTCTTTTCCTTTGTGCCTCTCACTCTTTTAGTAGCTGTATTTCCATCCAACTTATGCTTCTCTCCTTCTTTCctgtgctttatttatttaatatgagtttttatgtaatttctcTAATTTTCGAAgtttaaaaggtttgtttttatgatggaaAGTTTTGCGCAGCACTTTTACCCAGACAACAAACACTTTGTTTGTTGAATAcaactcaaaaatgtttgaattacaATCCCATCGTCAGCCGTTTGATTAAATAGTCAAACGAATCGGTTGCGTTTTGTGCTACAAAATGCTAACCTTCcataatattagaaatgtacCACAACATCATAATGCTAGCTTTTCTATTTAATGTTGTAAACATTAAGATGTTTACAATGTATAACTCAGACAGGTAAAAAGAAATAGCCAGATATCAGATAGCCTCCAACATTAGCTGGTTGTTTTGAGCTAGCCTACCGTCCGCAGCCAAACTGAACTGGACTGTTAGCATGTTGTTGATTCTTCAATCTGTCGTatacattaatatatatattggtTACCCCTAGtccagtttttcaaaattaataaagcTCTTCAAACCTCTTCTTTAAACAGATTCCCTTTTACAGCAACTTGCCAACATCAGCTGGCTCTTTTGTGAGCTAGCATAGCTTCCGTAGCCAAACTAAACAGAACTGCTAGCATATTGTggattctttcttttctcattttttttttggttttctccaagtccagtttttcaaaattaatccAAATTTACGGCACTTGAAACACTTTTGAGCGACTCTAAATTTTATGTAGCATTGTTGACTGTTGAATGGAAATGTAGCTACTGTCTTCATATtcaagtctcttttttttcttctctctctctccaaacTTCCTTGCTAATCATGGCCAAGGGGTTTAATGTCATTGTGTCCTCACACCACTTTCCTCCCGCCATGTTCAACACCTCAGCAGCTGCTCTCAAACTAAACGCTGTTTGAGCAAAAAGAGCCCAGTGGTCAAAAATGCatagaaaatctaaattatCCCATTGCGTGCGTTTGGTTTTCgtttttctttctggttctTCGTGGCGAGCATGTACGTGCGTTTGCAGGTTTTTATTACACCTTGTAGCTTTGATACAACTTTGTACACAAGTTTTActatttgtatttgtatatgCCATGGTTTGTGCGAGTCGTTATCCACCGACAACGTCCGATGAAGTAACACTGATGTCTTCTATTTTCGTTGCGAATGTGGGTTGGATGCTGTCCTGTCAGCGATGAATGGGAATAAAAGATTGAATGAAATAACGTAACAGCAGGTAAATTATAAAAAGGTTACTGAAGTAAAATCTTTCCACACAGGGATAGAGTACTTAATATTAGTAAATACTTTATTCATGAGCTTGATGAGTGTCAATATAATGTCAAAATGAGAAATATAGGATAAAACTCTgaatgaaaattttttttaattggataAATTCAAATCTTTTAGGCTTAAATACAGAGTAGATTGGGAAATTACTTATTCAAAATGTTGCGTCTGAAAGCCAAACATGTGgcattttctttctccctctttctcatGTGCGGTCACGTATGTAGTCATGTAGCAGTCTGTGTGTTTGGTAGCTTAGCACAACTGCTGTGTTCAAAGCTTAGCTGGACACCTCATTAGGACAGCAGGTCAAAATGAGCAGCTCATTACTGCAGCAGATGCGGTGTAAAAACACAAGCACTAAACTGGAAACTAATCCTGCACTGTGGGGTTTAATACGGGCTGCATTGATTGGATGGGCAAATGTGTTTCTGATGTTCGCTCTGCATAACATCGACTACTTACTTGCCATGTAAAACAGTGCCGGGTAGAGTTCAGgttctttatttattataagTTCAACTGTAGATTAAAAGTAAAGTGTCAGAGAAAGTTAGCCAGGACTGTAGAGTGGAGAGTGAACTGTTTTCTGACAACCTGTCGGTGCtttatttcatttggaaaattgGAACATGCTTGTCTAGTTAATGCAGAGTAGGATGGTGGCGCTCCAATTTCCCCAAAGGTGGCATTCCAAAAAATTTGTGACCCTAAATGTAAGCCCTGGTATACATCTTAAGTCAATAgaacaggaataaaaagaaTTGGCAGTGAGAATATACTTTTTCCCAGTTGGTAACTTTTCATCTCTTCTAACGTTTAAAGTACAAACAAGCTTCAGAGATGACATTTTTAGGGATTCGTTTAGATATCTGAAGATGATCTCAAGacacttttcctcttttataaCTGATCCAAACTTTggaaaacccagaaaaaaagaatatacactgggatttttttatatatatacagattTTTGGGTGCCCCAGTGACCTTGTATTGAATAGTCGGTAAACAAGAAATAGGAtggagagagaagaggaagacatGGAGCAAATGGCCCAAaactgggaattgaacccaggataACTCCATCGATTAGTACCTCCGCTGCTGCACTTGGTGCACACGTTCTACCAACTGAGCCACCCAGCGCCCTGAATACACACTGCGTAAAGTGATTCATATCCTAGCCAACTAATACAAGTTTTCACTAAATGTTTGGCCGTGACGAAATATCAACATTCTGAGATTCCATTTCTGTGGCCAAGCAATctaaataatttgattattatttcattaaatactTAATTGGCCACTTGGTGGCAGTCATAGACTCTGTGGTGTACAACCATACCAAGATGGTCAGGCAGCCACTAGTTAACATCACCACATGGTGTGTgatgttttagttcattttttttacaattttttacaCAATCTCCTGTGTAATTGACTACATTAATTATGTCCTTCCATAAATATTAGGACCAGAATCCTGACTTTAAAttggaatttaaaattttatagtGTTTTACACATCGACTGACGATCAGGACGGAGATTTTTCTCAGCCCTGAGTTCTCATGTGAAGCAAATCGCTTCGGCTTTTAGTTCCTTTTGCTTAATTTCTCATGCTGTCTTTGCTGCGCCTGGTTTTTTCTTGgctatgcatatatatatatatatatatatatatatatatatatatatatatatatatatatatatatatatatatatatatatatatatataggcacAGCTCATTAAATCTGCCTATTCATGAAGTCAGAAGCGTATTTATCAAAGTGTGCGTATGCGTGTAAATTactctgtgtgtgggtgtgtgcaaGGCATATTTAtaggagttttttttatatatatatatatatattattataccAAGTGAAATGTTAACACACGTAAGATTTTTGTTTACTAAAGATAAATAATATGTTGTATGCTTTTCATATCTTCTTAACGACGTGCACTACTATGTTTGCATGTACAGTTTTACAAGGGATGCACCAGTTCCTTTTGTTGAAAACTCGAGTGTTTTGAAATCTACAGATTACCTACATGAAGGATTAACTGTACAAAATGGCCTTAAATCTTTCGCTGAATTGTGCGATGCCTTCttcagaaaattgttttattgaaaacgATTTGATCCGTATCTACTTTGTGTCGGTGTTTCTATTgctttcttgtgttttctttgcacaaaGTTCAGttctgggatttaaaaaaaagaaaaaaaaaagtatataaatctatatatctTGTACTTTTTCTGAACCCGTGATTGATCAGATAAAGCATGGCGAAGTACTGATTGTCTGATAATACATAGATGACTATTTCTGTATTGAACTatggatttttaaataaatattcatattaaacTCGGCTTGCTTTGCCTTTCAGTAATCCGGAAGTGTTCAGTGATCATCTTTTGTCGTTTATCTCGTCCTTTTGCAGTCTGTATTGAAGTAACACGCACACATTGATGCAAAAGCACATTGTCAGTTTGATTTGCTGTGCTTCAGCTTTGCAAAAAGTTCTCATCTTTTAAGAAATGCATACttcatttttgcaattttatgcCCCGTCAAGCAATAACACACAAATTTGGAGTTATTATCTGATGGGGGTTGATGAGGTTCTTCGAAGCTCAGCGACAGACTTCGACAGCCACTGAGATTTATTTTCCCAATctgaattgtttttgtcagatttttatgaCGCCGTGGGAAGTCGTTTTGCTGGTTCCAGGATTTGAATTTGCTCATAAAGATgccaaactttttaaaatgttgtaaatgatTCGATTCATCGTAGACGAGGCTTTCTTCTCCAAAGTTCAGCCAAGTTGGCTGGATTTCAGAGAACCTGTCGTTTACAAGGGACTGAACTCTGCATAAAAGATAAAACGTTTTGATAATCGGCCTTGAGATTTTAGAATTTGTCAAACGAGTAATaatgtgtattttccagccacatattgccattttattgcacaaacaagtgttaccttcagttgtaatgaaaatgctgccaaatgtgacttaaaaggAAAGTGACTTTGTAAttaaatgccttgaaattgggtctctgtctctttaaaaactcctgctctctctgaaactctgccttcaggaagtcgtcacaatatggctcctctattaaccctttaacagaGTATTTACCAGAGTTTCACTGAGAACTAGCTCAAATAATGGCgcataaatgcaacaaaaccttttcaattTCAACCATTCTCAACCTTTTCAAACAGCCCAAGGCTGGATCCATCTTGTACTCTGCACCAACACAGGAAACTTCTAGTGTCCCCTCAATGCCTTGGATCACTGGTTCAGTGTTGAGATGCGATCAGAGAGGTTTCACTGGGCTCACTGTTGTCTCCACTGACACATCCACCACAGGATGGACATCATGGCAGTGACAGATTACTCGGGGGACAACGTGGTCTCTGTGGGAAAAAACTGAAGCACATCAACGCCTTGGAGTTGGAGGCTGTGCAGTGGGGGCTGCAACACTTCCTGCACGGAAGGCACGTCCTGGTGCGGGTAATCCATTATTCAGTGGTCTCTCATATCAACCATCAGGGAGGAACACGGTCGATAACGTTGCGGAGGCTGACCCTGGGCAGCCCCTCTTTTTGCCAGCCTGAGGGCAGCTCACATTCTGGGGGTACAGAATGGGCCGGCCGATATTCTGTCTCAGAGACGCCCACCACCTGGAAAGTGGAGGCTCCATCCGGAGGTAATGGGAGTGATTCGGGAGAAGTATGGCAAAGCAGCTTTAGACCTATTTGTGTCCCAAGAGATGACATATTGCCTGCTTTGGTTCTCTCTGCCAGGACGCACTGGCACACGACTGGCTGACAGTGCTGCTATACGCATTTCTGCCACTTCCCCTGATAGTCCCAACACTTCAGGAGGGGCATCAGGTCCTTCTAGTGGCTCCCCTATGGCCCGGAGAACCTGGTTTCTACTGCTAATCAGGCTCTGTTGCAGTTCCCACAGGAAGGACGTTCTGCCACAGCTGGGGGGTCAGATCCTGCATCCCAATCCCAGGCGCCTCCAGCTCTGGGTTTGGCTGCTATAGGGCCAGAGTATGACGGAGACATCGGACATACATCGACTAATGCCAGGGCTCCTTCCACACGCTGCTGTACACCCATAAGTAGAAGGTTCTTAACAGCTGCTAGATATGAGGACCCTATACACTGTcctatttctgttattttaaccTTCCTTCAAGCGCTGCTTAATCAAGGTCTGTCTCCATCCACTCTGAAAGTTTATGTTGCTGCTATCTCTTGTTTGCATACGGTGGTGGGTGGAGAGACGTAGTAACTACGGTTCTATGAATCCCAGATGACCGCCAGAGCCCTCGGTCCCTCTGAATCATCGTCTTTCTGGAGAAGATTAAGGGACTGAGCTGTCATCGTCATGTGACTATATAGACTTACCCGTGTCACCAGGGGTCACATGTGACCATGTTGGTATAAGATACTCGACCTGTGCATGCGCAAAAACAATCATTCAGTGTTTTAAAGACCGTAACTTTCGTTCCGCTACGTCGGCCATAATACCAGATTGCTGTTCGGAGGACAGATCTACTTCCTCATGGGAGCGGAGCTGGCATCATGTCAATTAGACCAAAGCTCTTCTTGTGATAGAAAGTGTGAATTTTattacaaacagcaacaagcttTGACTCTACAAACATTTTCCCACTGAAGAtggaatacagaaaaaaaaataagaaaattagacaatgcaaaaatatttactataTAATAAAGACAAACTAATGCGTCAATGAGGTCTAAAGGTGATATGATTGAGACTAACTCTGCGTTGGTGTCCAACAGTCTGGTGCTGCTTGAACTTGTCTCACATTGACTCTGGTCTCAGTCTTATTCGTTTCTAACAGATGCAGACATGTTCACACAGAAAGTCCTTCACACATTGTGGCTCCATAACCAGGAAGAACTTTCTGTATGAGCAGATGCTTGAGTGAAAAAGCTGCAGAGGTTGAACTGATCTTCTCTGAGTCTGGAGGAAGGAGCCATGCCCTCTCTTCAACCATCAGATGCTTCACTCAGACTCTGGTCAAACTGGGATCAGTGGAGTTCCTTCATGGATCTGTCGTCTCGCTgcagaagaaggaagaaaaacagtcagataAACAAAcggagacaaaaacacagaaattaagAAACAAACCTTTAACTTTGAGCAGAACCGTTTTCTCTCTCTGAAGGTTTCCCTTCCAGCTGTAGACTAAACATCTGTACTCTCCACTGTCTCTCTCTGTGGGCCGACTCAGACTCAGACTGAGGTCTCCAGTCTTCAGCAGCTCTTCATCCATCCTGGTTCTGTTTATGTAGAACCGGTTCTGTTTCTCCGGCTGATTGGAGTTATTCTGATAAACATGGACgtattttccttttctccacTCCAGTCCAGTGTCTCCAGGTAGATCAGGTGTTGTTCTGAACGGCAGCAGGACAGACTCCgccccctcctccacctccacctggCAGACTGAGAGAAGATCAAGGTGAGTTTACATTGcactgtggttttatttatctcAGTCTCCTGCATCCTCCCTCATTCTGACGCATGTTCAATGAAAACAGGGAAAAAGCTGAGCTGACTGTAAAATActatttaaagttaaagtgtGGAAACTTTTAAGTTTTGAGAGCTGCTGTTCACTCACTTATTGAGGAAGATTGTTATTTTTGAACCATGCATgaactttgtttttccacagaaaCCGAATGTTAAACCAgacatttgctgtgttttctctttGCACATGTTGCTGATGTTTTACAAGAGGAGGTGAAGGTGCATACATGGTGAAGAAGatataaaaatcatttatgtTCTTTGTTAGCTCACTCTCGACCTCTGGGAACCATCGTGGATCTGTTTTCAGCTtcttgaataaattaataaattgacAAAGTGCATCTTCTGGAAAATTACTGATTATGTGCATCTAGCTAACATTCTGTCTCAttttaaatgggaaaatgtCCATGAAAGTACAGAAATATCAAATGTGAtccactgacctttgacctccagctgAACTTGTTTCTTCATCAGGACGACTCCGTTCTCGCTGGAGACTTTACAGGTAAAGATCTCACTGTCTCCATCAGTGGGCCATCTCAGAATCAGACTGAGGTCTCCAGTCATCGGCGGCTCTTCATCcatcttggttctggttctgtagaaCTGGCTCTGTTCTCCAGGCTGATCAGAACCGTTCTCATACACGTGGGCCTTCTTGTCTGGGCTCTGGATCCACTCCACTCTCGCATCTCCAGGCAGATGATCTGAGGTTTTGCAGGGCAGCAGGACCGACTCCACGTCAGAGTCCACCGTAATCTGATGTTGGACTGAGAGGACAACGGAGGACGAGGTGATCATTATAGTTAGCAGCTGCTATGAACGGGCCTGGTACCCCGTACTCCTACAGCGGCCCCCACAAGGCGCCCCGACACGGTTGGACCCCTTCTCCAAGTCTTTGAAACGTGTAGACTGGCTAGGTGAACTCCCAGAAAAGCGACCAAAGCCACCTACACATTTTTGACATAGAAAAATGACTGAGGACAAGAAACCAAGAGAAGCTCAGGCTCACTTTGTAAAGCCCAGCAGGGGGTTTGTTGCCTCATGTCTGCATCATTGCAGTCAAACAGTATTTGGCTTCCAGAACTTGAAGAAATTTACAGTTTAGCCCCAAATTATTCTTCACCTCATAAACCTAGAATTACAGGAATCTAACCTGTGCTGCTTACTTACATTAGATCTACTTTgtctttcaaaatgaaacacattgaCCTTTGAACCTATAATGAGTCAATCAACACTACTGATCACATCCAATCGGCtaataacaacaaataacatttaaacCTCTGACCTTTCACCTGTAGCTTTACTTGTTTCACCATCAGGATGACTCCGTTCCGGTTGGAGACCTTACAGGTGTAGATGTTCTTGTCTCCAATTGTTGGATGTTTCAGAGTCAGACTGAGGTCTCCAGTCTCCAACAGGTTTTCATCcatcttggttctggttctgtagaaCTGAAACTGTTCTCCAGGCTGATCAGAGCCATTCTCATACACGTGGACCTTTTTGCTGTCTTTGTCCTTCCACTCCACTTTTGCATCTCCAGGCAGATTGTCTGTTGCTCTGCAGGGCAGCAGGACCGACTCCGCCCCTGATTCCACCACCACCTGTTGAACTGAGAGGACAACAGAGGACAAGATGAGCTgcacagacagcagcagctctgaggacATTTCCTGGAGGTAGAACATGTTTGCTTTCAAACTATAGCGGTTAGAACATCTTCTGCGATGTTTTcgatgtttctctgcttcagcGGCACctgattttcattttggctGATTAACAAGCTTTTGATGAACTGTTGgcaaagttacagtgaaatgtaacaTATGTGATTCAAAAGGTTTATAATGTGTTCAAGCTACATTCAATTAACAAgaattaaaaatcagatgtgtgttttttctcagtaaacTGTTGAGACCTATAGAAGTccaactaaaattaaaatgtttagatatgAGTTTGGTTCCGTGTCactgatctaatctctgctatacctttacaaaaataaaaacaaggctttaaataaaaacaataatgacaTGTTCTACATGTCATTATGTCCATTATGTTCTACATGTCACTTATATTTCAtataaaattattgaaaattttaaacatgCGTATTTTAATCCTGGATGTAAAGCATTTTAGAAATAAGGACAGGTTGAGCTGCATGTCTATATGTACATCTGCtggttgacctttaacctccaTCAACAGCCAGGCTgcagtaatttttaaatatcatgcACCTACTGAACTCACTTCTGACATGGAGCTGAACTTGTTTCATCATCAGGATATTTCCGTGCCTATTGGAGACTCTGCATGTGTAGATCTTACTGTCTACATCAGTGGGCCATTTCAGAGTCAGACTGAGGTCCCCAGTTCTCAGTAAGTTTTCATCcatcttggttctggttctgtagagGTCATGTAGTCCAGGCTGATCAGAACCGTACTCATACACATAGACCTTCCAGTTTATGCTATTCGTCCACTCCACTCTAATGTCTCTGGGCAGGAAAGCTGTGGTTCTGCAGGGCAGCAGGACCGACTCGGCCCCTGAATCTACCATCACCTGTTTGACTGAGAAACAACAGAGGATtcagaaattattgatttataaatgcTGAGTGAAAGACATTTACTGTAACCAGTTAAAACACGTTTTCTGTTGCTATGCTTCACGTTTAGAAATTCTTCATGTTTCACTATTTTCTTCCTCCAGTGTGGTGAGCAGTTGCTAGCTTAGCTTTAGCTGCTATTGTTACATGTTCTGTCCAGTTGTTTCTCCATCCCAGGATAAAATCCTGTTATTTGTTGTTCCAAATCGACCACCAGGTCATTACTCTCAATTACTAACACTGATGTGTTCattatattcagattttaacatTAATGTAGACCGACAGCCTCACTGTAGCCTTTAATATTATCTTACACTCACAGTTCCGCTCACTCTTGGCGTCGTAGTTCAGATCTTATGCTGACAAATGGCACTGAGTGTGAAGAAATAAGATTTCCTGATAAACCTAAAAGTTATTACTTCTAATAATAAGTATTCCAAATCTGAAAGAATTGTTAATTATAGAAGATTTTTAACACACAATGCTGTAACCGTGTTTAAATAATCTGTTCCATGTCTAATTTCCTCAGAGTCTCAGATAACACCAATAGAGCAATTTAACCTCCAGTCCTTCTCAAACTCACCTTCTTGTTCATAGTGTTGCTTCCTCATTGCATGTGTCATTAgacaatcttaaaaaaaagaaaagacaattaTAGGAGGTTGGCTTCTTGttcagcagtgttttttttatactgctGTATAAAAAGACTCTTTACCAAATTACCAAatattcatgcatttttttttatcattaatgGAGAAGAATTGATAGAATAAGAATAGAATCTCTTCCAGCTGCTAGAAAGAGATTCTAATAAGAATCTGATGTTGGCATCTGAAAGCATTTTGTAGAAGTTCAAACTTACCTGGTAtgaattggaaataaaataaaacgccTCCAGTCAGTCCAAGAACCACGAGaaccagcagcaccaacaaGACTGTGACCCAAATGGGTGTACCCTCTGTGGAGAGACAGAGACAACATAACCTGGAGATAGAGCTTTGACCTATGACCTTTACCTGCTGATTGTTAGAGAGACATTTTTCTGTAATGCACAGAAAAAATGATGGCACAGATTCAGGTCACTTTAAGTGGGAAAGAATGTTTGCAGAGACGGACTGGAGCCGAAAGTGAATTTCTGTTTGGTCAGATAACTTGGCTGAGTGTTAGTTGACCTTCTTGAGATGAAGCCAGATGTTTTCCATCAGGTACACATGTGGTATGAATTGTGCCAGGAGAATTGCGTAAATGGGAGGAAATGATGCCGCACCGATATACACATCAACAGAGAGGAAATCCTATAAAAAGTGATGCATCCAAAAAGTTGGCAGATTGTGgatatttgtaaatctgagaTGCAATAATTAATGAGATTTGAAGATGTGAATAGATTTCTCCATGTTTTGGCCGTAGCAGTAAGGAATCTGAGACCTTCGggttatttatacatatatatatattctgtgaGTTAGTAAGTTTTATTCCTCTATAAGGTCAGACGTTTTACCTGGTTTTACAGGTTGGACCTGCTCCAGAACCACTCTCTGTCTCAGGATGTCTTTGTCTCTGTAGACGGTGCAGACGTAGCGCCCGCTGTCTCTGGCTGTGGGGTCTCTCAGGGTCAGGCTGACGTCTCCGGTTCTCAGCAGGTCTTCATACATGGCAGTGCGGCTGTAGAAATGCTCTTCCCTTTCTGCATTCCGTGCGCTCGTGTTTGGATACGCGTGAACCAACATAAATCCTGGTTCTGATCGGGTCCACTCCACTCTGGTGTCTTTGGGTAAACCAGCAGATGTTTTGCAGGGCAAGACGACAAACTCTGCATCTTTACTCATCTTCACCTCCACCTGGACGTCTGGAGAGACATTGAATCATTTCACTGATCTGATCAGAGAGAAGCAGCAATTCTTAACCATCTGGaccagaactttttcttttgatgaTTTGCTACATCCACACAGAGTCTGCGACT is a window of Gambusia affinis linkage group LG23, SWU_Gaff_1.0, whole genome shotgun sequence DNA encoding:
- the LOC122826668 gene encoding uncharacterized protein LOC122826668; this translates as MKLNIFSELISTFTLLLSERKMKTLVMFGIFLHVSLRIQAAVIEVFEEAQSVLLPCLYGGIIPEEDPFVIWTRNDHNSQVFLFRREGSDPEGQNQIYRGRTSMSPDALETGNLSLTFRKPQPSDSGNYICSIADGVKSIKLTEVQLNVKDVQVEVKMSKDAEFVVLPCKTSAGLPKDTRVEWTRSEPGFMLVHAYPNTSARNAEREEHFYSRTAMYEDLLRTGDVSLTLRDPTARDSGRYVCTVYRDKDILRQRVVLEQVQPVKPEGTPIWVTVLLVLLVLVVLGLTGGVLFYFQFIPDCLMTHAMRKQHYEQEVKQVMVDSGAESVLLPCRTTAFLPRDIRVEWTNSINWKVYVYEYGSDQPGLHDLYRTRTKMDENLLRTGDLSLTLKWPTDVDSKIYTCRVSNRHGNILMMKQVQLHVRIQQVVVESGAESVLLPCRATDNLPGDAKVEWKDKDSKKVHVYENGSDQPGEQFQFYRTRTKMDENLLETGDLSLTLKHPTIGDKNIYTCKVSNRNGVILMVKQVKLQVKVQHQITVDSDVESVLLPCKTSDHLPGDARVEWIQSPDKKAHVYENGSDQPGEQSQFYRTRTKMDEEPPMTGDLSLILRWPTDGDSEIFTCKVSSENGVVLMKKQVQLEVKVCQVEVEEGAESVLLPFRTTPDLPGDTGLEWRKGKYVHVYQNNSNQPEKQNRFYINRTRMDEELLKTGDLSLSLSRPTERDSGEYRCLVYSWKGNLQREKTVLLKVKARRQIHEGTPLIPV